A region from the Gemmatimonadota bacterium genome encodes:
- the tsaE gene encoding tRNA (adenosine(37)-N6)-threonylcarbamoyltransferase complex ATPase subunit type 1 TsaE, whose amino-acid sequence MPVVRPVDRQVSREVLQAWGEALGATLVPGDLIALRGDLGAGKTTLAQAIARGFGITAEVTSPTYALVHQYVGDRGTLWHLDLYRIASPNDLLQLGWDDILAGDAAVMIEWPERAGPALPAARLDVHLETVPGDAAVRRLVVA is encoded by the coding sequence GTGCCCGTCGTTAGGCCGGTCGACCGGCAGGTCTCGCGTGAGGTGCTGCAGGCGTGGGGGGAGGCGCTGGGGGCCACCCTGGTGCCCGGCGACCTCATCGCGCTGCGCGGGGACCTTGGTGCGGGCAAGACCACGCTGGCCCAGGCGATCGCGCGCGGATTTGGCATCACCGCCGAGGTCACCTCACCTACCTATGCCCTCGTGCACCAGTATGTGGGTGATCGGGGGACCCTCTGGCACCTCGACCTCTACCGCATCGCGAGTCCAAACGACCTCCTGCAGCTGGGTTGGGACGACATCCTCGCGGGGGATGCGGCGGTGATGATCGAATGGCCGGAACGGGCGGGGCCTGCGCTTCCTGCCGCGCGCCTCGATGTGCATCTGGAAACCGTGCCGGGAGACGCCGCCGTTCGGCGCCTGGTGGTGGCCTGA
- the uvrB gene encoding excinuclease ABC subunit UvrB yields the protein MSAPFRLQAPFAPAGDQPAAIAELTAGLARGDRFQTLLGVTGSGKTMTMANVIANYGKPTLVLSHNKTLAAQLYGELKSFFPTNAVEYFISYYDYYQPEAYVPSSDTYIEKDASINEDIDRLRLRATSSLMERDDVIIVATVSAIYGLGDPVEYRKRMVLLERGQQVSRDQILRQLVGILYSRNDMSFDRGSFRVRGDTIEILPAYEEQGVRVEMWGDEIEKISKISTVTGDTIAELERTAIYPAKHFITSRPSLERAATAIRAELAERLAVLRNSGKLLEAQRLESRTNFDLEMMLEIGTCAGIENYSRHLSGRTEGERPAVLFDYFPEDFLVVVDESHVTLPQVRGMYNGDRARKETLVEFGFRLPSALDNRPLIFDEFMRLTPRAVFVSATPSELELQLSDGVVVEQIIRPTGLVDPEIEVRPVRGQVDDLLNEIRLRERRGERVLVTTLTKRMAEDLSDYLSQVGVRVRYMHADIDAIERMEIIRGLRLGEFDVLVGINLLREGLDMPEVSLVAILDADQEGFLRSDRSLIQTVGRAARHVNGRAIFYADRMTDSMQRCISETSRRREVQVRSNLEHGVVPRGVEKSVDEVRFITRVADARDEREARARKVAEPTASYGAEEYAQRLAALEAEMKEAATALDFENAARLRDAVFELRAARDRSNNARKRDAFADIRARR from the coding sequence ATGTCAGCGCCCTTCCGCTTACAGGCCCCCTTTGCCCCGGCCGGCGACCAGCCCGCGGCGATCGCCGAGCTGACGGCCGGGCTCGCGCGCGGGGATCGCTTTCAGACACTGCTCGGGGTCACGGGGTCGGGGAAGACGATGACGATGGCGAATGTCATCGCCAACTATGGCAAGCCCACCCTGGTCCTCTCCCACAACAAGACGCTGGCGGCGCAGCTGTATGGGGAGCTGAAGAGCTTCTTCCCGACGAACGCCGTCGAGTACTTCATCTCGTACTACGACTATTACCAGCCGGAAGCGTACGTCCCCTCGAGTGATACCTACATCGAGAAGGATGCCTCGATCAACGAGGACATCGACCGGCTGCGCCTGCGGGCCACGTCGTCCCTGATGGAACGCGATGACGTCATCATCGTGGCGACCGTCTCGGCGATCTATGGCCTCGGGGACCCGGTGGAGTACCGGAAGCGCATGGTGCTGTTGGAGCGCGGGCAGCAGGTGTCGCGCGACCAGATCTTGCGCCAGCTGGTCGGGATCCTGTATTCGCGGAACGACATGAGCTTCGATCGCGGGTCGTTCCGGGTGCGCGGGGATACGATCGAGATCCTGCCCGCGTATGAGGAGCAGGGGGTGCGGGTCGAGATGTGGGGGGATGAAATCGAGAAGATCTCCAAGATCTCGACGGTCACGGGGGACACGATCGCCGAGCTGGAGCGCACGGCGATCTATCCGGCGAAGCACTTCATCACGTCGCGACCAAGCCTGGAGCGTGCCGCCACGGCGATCCGTGCGGAATTGGCCGAGCGGCTTGCGGTGCTGCGCAACTCCGGCAAGCTGCTGGAGGCGCAGCGGCTGGAGTCGCGCACGAACTTCGACCTGGAGATGATGCTCGAGATCGGCACGTGTGCGGGCATCGAGAACTATTCGCGTCACCTCTCGGGACGGACGGAAGGTGAACGGCCCGCCGTGTTGTTCGACTATTTCCCCGAGGACTTTCTCGTGGTCGTCGACGAGTCCCATGTCACCTTGCCGCAAGTGCGTGGGATGTACAATGGCGACCGGGCCCGCAAGGAAACACTCGTCGAGTTCGGCTTCCGGCTACCGAGTGCCCTGGACAACCGACCGCTGATTTTCGATGAGTTCATGCGGCTGACACCGCGAGCCGTCTTCGTCAGCGCGACGCCGTCCGAACTCGAGCTGCAACTCTCCGACGGGGTGGTTGTTGAGCAGATCATCCGGCCCACGGGTCTGGTCGATCCGGAGATCGAGGTGCGCCCCGTCCGTGGGCAGGTGGACGACCTGCTGAACGAGATTCGCCTTCGCGAGCGGCGCGGGGAGCGCGTCCTCGTCACTACGCTCACCAAGCGGATGGCCGAAGACCTGTCGGACTATCTGTCGCAGGTCGGCGTGCGCGTGCGTTACATGCACGCCGATATCGATGCGATCGAACGGATGGAGATCATTCGCGGCCTGCGACTCGGCGAGTTCGACGTGCTGGTCGGGATCAACCTCCTGCGCGAGGGGCTCGACATGCCCGAGGTGTCGCTCGTAGCGATCCTCGACGCGGACCAGGAAGGGTTCCTCCGCTCAGATCGATCGCTTATCCAAACGGTAGGCCGCGCGGCGCGCCACGTGAATGGTCGCGCGATCTTCTACGCCGACCGCATGACCGATTCCATGCAACGCTGCATTTCCGAGACGTCGCGGCGTCGGGAGGTCCAGGTGCGCTCCAACCTGGAGCATGGGGTTGTCCCGCGCGGGGTCGAGAAGAGCGTCGACGAGGTGCGGTTCATCACGCGCGTGGCCGATGCGCGCGACGAACGGGAGGCGCGGGCACGCAAGGTCGCCGAGCCCACGGCCTCGTACGGCGCCGAGGAGTACGCGCAACGCCTGGCGGCCCTCGAGGCCGAAATGAAGGAGGCCGCCACCGCTCTCGACTTCGAGAACGCGGCCCGGTTGCGGGACGCGGTGTTCGAGCTGCGTGCCGCGCGCGATCGGTCCAACAACGCGCGTAAGCGCGACGCCTTTGCCGACATCCGTGCCCGTCGTTAG
- a CDS encoding bifunctional (p)ppGpp synthetase/guanosine-3',5'-bis(diphosphate) 3'-pyrophosphohydrolase, giving the protein MTSTLPTRPPLPWWPAGEPIPERLDTALLARAYDLSARAHSGQLRKNGDPFVTHCVEVAKILADLQLDTATVASGLVHDVIEDTEVTYEDLAREFGTEIAQIVDGLTKIGHLPMNSTENRQVENYRKLLVSIAKDARVIIIKLADRLHNMRTLDWLAEEKRERIAQETMDLYAPLAHRFGMAKMKWELEDLAFKYLEPEAYRALAKLVQAKRGEREALIKALIEPLQRTLGEAGIREVEVTGRPKHLWSIHKKMLKRQRPYEEIFDLLAIRVLVNSVPDCYHTLGIIHDGWTPVQERIKDYIAQPKSNGYQSLHTTIFGPGRQLYEIQIRTRDMHRTADYGIAAHWRFKEESKSADELDRHLSWFRKVLELQLDAKDPAEFLEFLKLDLYQDEIFLFTPTGDVIQLPRGATPIDFAFAVHTEVGTHCQGAKVNGKVAPLSRELKNSETVEILTSPNARPSRDWLAHVRTGRARHKIRQWLRQEEEQSSAKIGREILEREVRRRRLAKLDEARLEAGATTLGLNDSHQLIASLGQGDLNVTQVLKALYPEAESPEHIPKPTAIERLVDRIRGTGKGIRIQGADGLMVRYAHCCQPVPGDPVVGYVTRGRGVSIHRGDCPNLLMLVHEPERRLDIDWQEQPGERFEVRLSLDGFDRRGLYADVAAAVSSTGTDIRSMELKTTDARVSGAAVVEVENLSHLQRIIKAVRRVKGIQDVQRKERISDSG; this is encoded by the coding sequence GTGACGTCGACACTGCCAACCCGACCCCCGCTCCCCTGGTGGCCCGCCGGTGAGCCTATCCCGGAACGCCTGGACACGGCGCTGCTGGCGCGCGCCTATGACCTGAGCGCGCGTGCCCACAGCGGCCAGCTGCGCAAGAACGGAGACCCGTTCGTCACGCACTGCGTGGAGGTGGCGAAGATTCTCGCCGACCTGCAGCTGGATACGGCGACTGTGGCCAGCGGTCTCGTACACGACGTGATCGAGGACACGGAGGTCACCTACGAAGATCTCGCCCGCGAGTTCGGGACCGAGATCGCGCAGATCGTCGACGGACTGACGAAGATCGGCCATCTCCCGATGAACTCGACGGAGAACCGCCAAGTCGAGAATTACCGCAAGCTCCTGGTCTCGATCGCCAAGGATGCGCGCGTCATCATCATCAAGCTGGCTGATCGACTCCACAACATGCGCACGCTGGACTGGCTCGCGGAGGAAAAGCGGGAGCGGATCGCGCAGGAGACGATGGACCTGTACGCCCCACTCGCCCACCGCTTCGGCATGGCGAAGATGAAGTGGGAGCTGGAGGACCTGGCGTTCAAGTACCTGGAGCCCGAGGCCTATCGGGCCCTGGCCAAGCTCGTCCAAGCCAAGCGCGGCGAACGCGAGGCCCTGATCAAGGCGCTCATCGAGCCGTTGCAGCGGACCCTCGGGGAGGCGGGAATACGCGAGGTGGAGGTAACGGGACGGCCCAAGCACCTGTGGTCGATCCACAAGAAGATGCTCAAGCGCCAGCGGCCCTACGAGGAGATTTTCGACCTGCTCGCGATCCGCGTGTTGGTCAACTCGGTGCCGGATTGCTACCACACGTTAGGCATCATCCACGACGGGTGGACGCCGGTACAGGAGCGCATCAAGGACTACATCGCCCAGCCCAAGTCCAACGGCTACCAGTCCTTGCACACGACCATCTTCGGGCCGGGGCGCCAGTTGTACGAGATCCAGATTCGCACGCGGGACATGCACCGCACCGCAGACTACGGGATCGCGGCGCACTGGCGGTTCAAGGAGGAGTCGAAGTCGGCGGATGAACTCGATCGCCACCTCTCGTGGTTCCGGAAGGTGCTCGAGCTGCAGCTCGATGCCAAGGATCCGGCGGAGTTCCTCGAGTTCCTCAAGCTGGACTTGTATCAGGACGAGATCTTCCTGTTCACGCCGACGGGCGACGTGATCCAGTTGCCCCGTGGCGCGACCCCGATCGACTTCGCCTTTGCGGTGCACACCGAGGTGGGCACGCACTGCCAGGGGGCCAAGGTGAACGGCAAGGTCGCGCCACTCTCCCGGGAGCTGAAGAACTCGGAGACCGTGGAGATCCTCACGTCGCCGAACGCGCGCCCCAGCCGGGATTGGTTGGCCCACGTCCGGACCGGTCGAGCTCGGCACAAGATCCGCCAGTGGCTCCGGCAGGAGGAAGAGCAATCCTCGGCGAAGATTGGCCGGGAGATCCTGGAGCGCGAGGTGCGGCGTCGGCGCCTGGCCAAACTCGACGAAGCGCGCCTCGAGGCCGGCGCCACCACCCTCGGTCTCAACGACTCGCATCAGCTAATCGCCTCGCTCGGCCAGGGCGACCTGAACGTGACGCAGGTCCTCAAGGCGCTCTATCCGGAAGCCGAGAGTCCGGAGCACATCCCCAAGCCGACGGCCATCGAGCGGCTGGTCGACCGCATCCGGGGCACAGGGAAGGGGATCAGGATCCAGGGGGCCGACGGTCTGATGGTGCGCTATGCGCACTGCTGCCAGCCGGTCCCGGGTGACCCGGTGGTCGGCTACGTGACGCGTGGCCGTGGGGTCAGCATCCATCGGGGGGACTGCCCGAACCTCCTGATGCTCGTTCACGAGCCGGAGCGCCGCCTGGACATCGATTGGCAGGAGCAGCCCGGGGAGCGGTTCGAGGTACGGCTCAGCCTGGATGGATTCGATCGTCGTGGGCTGTACGCGGACGTCGCGGCGGCGGTGAGTTCCACCGGGACGGACATTCGAAGCATGGAGCTCAAGACCACCGATGCGCGGGTGAGCGGGGCGGCCGTGGTGGAGGTCGAGAACCTTTCCCACCTCCAGCGGATCATCAAGGCGGTTCGCCGGGTGAAGGGGATCCAGGACGTGCAGCGGAAGGAGCGGATCAGCGACTCGGGCTAG
- the radC gene encoding DNA repair protein RadC, with protein sequence MSSIELLAILLGTGNRQRSSLGLAQEILMTAGGSLRRIASQPVASLTRVAGIGAARATVIHAALELGRRMLAETRQEGFLVRGAPDVFALYGPRLEDLPVEEFHVAILDAQHRFQRDILVTRGLLNTSLVHPREVFREAIAERAASLVLVHNHPSGDPTPSRDDREVTDGLLTAGDIIGVPIRDHVVIGRGRYVSFLEAGYIPSDRRPLW encoded by the coding sequence TTGTCGAGCATCGAGCTGCTGGCGATCCTCCTGGGGACAGGGAACCGCCAGCGCTCGTCGCTCGGGTTGGCGCAGGAGATCCTGATGACCGCCGGCGGCTCCCTGCGACGCATTGCCTCGCAGCCCGTGGCATCGCTCACGAGGGTCGCAGGCATTGGGGCGGCGCGCGCAACGGTCATTCACGCGGCCCTGGAGCTGGGTCGGCGGATGCTCGCGGAAACCCGGCAGGAAGGATTCCTGGTGCGTGGAGCGCCCGACGTCTTCGCACTGTACGGCCCGCGGCTCGAGGACCTCCCGGTCGAGGAGTTCCACGTGGCCATCCTCGACGCCCAGCACCGGTTCCAGCGTGACATCCTCGTCACGCGCGGGCTTCTCAACACCTCGCTGGTCCATCCGCGTGAGGTGTTCCGGGAGGCCATCGCCGAACGGGCGGCTTCCCTGGTCCTGGTGCACAATCATCCGTCGGGCGACCCGACGCCGAGTCGCGACGACCGCGAGGTGACCGACGGACTCCTGACCGCGGGGGATATCATCGGCGTGCCAATCCGGGACCACGTCGTGATTGGCCGGGGTCGGTACGTAAGTTTCCTTGAGGCGGGGTACATCCCGAGTGACCGACGCCCCCTCTGGTGA
- the secA gene encoding preprotein translocase subunit SecA — MMKGILSKLFGTRHERERKRVQPIVDAVNEHYARLQGVSEEELRGQTAKFRGILADRTRDLVERVEALKELKRTTKDAAEREKYDTDLGGQDGRGGVEKELRDLIAEVLDEILPEAFATAREAARRLCGTTAMVTGHPLPWEMVHYDVQLMGGIQLHLGRIAEMATGEGKTLVATLPIYLNALASRGVHLVTVNSYLARRDSQWMGHLYSYLGLTVGCLDDTEPGTPERRAAYNCDITYGTNNEFGFDYLRDNMVLSPDQRVQRKHWYAIVDEVDSVLIDEARTPLIISEPVDNENDADFAQHNNAVLRLFRRQTEIANELVGQGERALASGDTAAAALALFKAQLGDPKNKRLMKSLNETGVKQLVHKQELDYLADRKLPPAKQAFRTLEDDLFFVLDEKGHSVHLTERGVLELSPSDHDQFELPDISMAVHRIEHDPEMTAAEKLEARRAVDAEFAIKSEKLHIIHQLLRAHALYEKDVNYVVQDGQVLIVDEFTGRTMPGRRWSEGLHQAVEAKEGVQVKGETQTLATITIQNYFRMYEKLGGMTGTAETEENEFHQIYGLEVSVIPTNRPIVRDDRQDYVYKTRREKYNAIVEETRRLHELGYPVLVGTVSVEVSETLSRLFKRGGLNHNVLNAKYHQREAEIVANAGQYGGITIATNMAGRGTDIKLGTGVKDAKPSQIIDVDDPDKKVDVTECGGLHIIGSERHESRRIDRQLRGRSGRQGDPGASQFFLSLEDDLMRLFGGIERIGRLMDRMGAKEGEVLTHALITRSIEQAQKRVELQNFQARKRLLEYDDVMNQQREVIYSLRLFALEGGEELRGEALKMVEKAIEKRITTALADAEDAAQWDLELLRQDLMMHYLLTVPELEVVDHRPTTVDGVVQAATEAARAAFSAKEDSLNAVTDEQGQGFAPRLLSLVMLNVLDEKWKDHLYDLDQLRGAIHYRSWGQKDPLIEYKQEAYTMFVDLMGDIHSTFTERFLRAQLMFNPQDFAPPPPPQVEPEGPHRPTRRYNALGILEDIAEEPPAPEPSDAVEAADEALAKPVARTANPTVVGAGRARTLNDMGTGGPPGVAGAPAGPVDYASVGRNDPCPCGSGKKFKKCHGA; from the coding sequence ATGATGAAAGGCATCCTCTCCAAGCTGTTTGGCACGCGCCACGAACGCGAACGCAAGCGTGTGCAGCCCATTGTTGACGCGGTCAACGAGCACTACGCCCGGCTGCAGGGCGTCTCCGAGGAGGAGTTGCGAGGTCAGACCGCGAAATTCCGCGGGATCCTCGCCGACCGGACGCGTGACCTTGTGGAACGGGTCGAAGCGTTAAAGGAGCTCAAGCGGACGACGAAGGACGCAGCGGAGCGCGAGAAGTACGACACGGACCTGGGCGGCCAGGACGGTCGTGGTGGCGTGGAAAAGGAACTCCGGGACCTCATCGCCGAGGTGCTGGACGAGATCCTGCCGGAGGCCTTTGCCACGGCGCGGGAAGCGGCACGTCGGCTCTGCGGTACCACCGCTATGGTGACGGGTCACCCACTCCCCTGGGAGATGGTGCACTACGACGTGCAGCTCATGGGCGGCATCCAGCTGCACCTCGGGCGCATTGCTGAAATGGCCACGGGCGAGGGCAAGACACTCGTCGCCACCTTGCCGATCTACCTGAATGCCCTCGCGAGCCGCGGGGTCCACCTGGTGACGGTGAACTCGTATCTCGCGCGTCGTGACTCGCAATGGATGGGCCATTTGTACTCGTACCTTGGCCTGACCGTGGGTTGCCTGGACGACACGGAGCCGGGGACGCCGGAGCGTCGCGCGGCGTACAACTGCGACATCACCTACGGCACCAACAACGAATTCGGGTTCGATTACCTGCGCGACAACATGGTCCTGTCGCCGGACCAGCGGGTGCAGCGGAAGCACTGGTACGCCATCGTCGACGAGGTGGATTCCGTCCTCATTGACGAGGCGCGCACGCCCCTCATCATCTCGGAGCCTGTCGACAACGAGAACGACGCGGATTTCGCGCAGCATAACAACGCCGTGCTCCGCCTGTTCCGTCGCCAGACGGAGATCGCGAACGAACTGGTGGGGCAGGGCGAGCGCGCGCTGGCGTCCGGTGACACCGCCGCGGCGGCGCTCGCCCTGTTCAAGGCGCAGCTTGGGGACCCGAAGAACAAGCGGCTGATGAAGTCGTTGAACGAGACCGGGGTCAAGCAGCTCGTGCACAAGCAGGAACTCGACTACCTCGCGGACCGCAAGCTGCCGCCGGCCAAGCAGGCGTTCCGCACGCTCGAGGATGACCTGTTTTTCGTGCTCGACGAGAAGGGGCATTCCGTGCACCTGACTGAGCGCGGCGTCCTGGAGTTGAGCCCGTCGGACCACGACCAGTTCGAGTTGCCGGACATCTCGATGGCGGTCCACCGGATCGAGCATGATCCGGAAATGACGGCGGCGGAGAAGTTGGAGGCCCGTCGCGCCGTGGATGCCGAGTTCGCGATCAAGAGCGAGAAGCTCCACATCATCCACCAGCTGCTGCGCGCCCATGCGCTGTACGAGAAGGACGTTAACTACGTCGTGCAGGATGGGCAGGTCCTGATCGTCGATGAGTTCACCGGCCGCACCATGCCGGGCCGACGCTGGTCCGAAGGACTCCACCAGGCGGTGGAGGCCAAGGAGGGCGTGCAGGTCAAGGGGGAGACGCAGACCCTCGCCACGATCACCATCCAGAATTATTTCCGGATGTACGAGAAGCTCGGTGGCATGACCGGGACCGCCGAGACGGAAGAGAACGAGTTTCACCAGATCTACGGGCTCGAGGTGTCGGTGATCCCGACCAACCGGCCCATCGTGCGTGACGATCGCCAGGACTACGTCTACAAGACACGGCGGGAAAAGTACAACGCCATCGTGGAAGAGACGCGACGTCTCCACGAACTCGGCTACCCGGTGCTCGTCGGCACGGTCTCCGTGGAGGTCTCCGAGACCCTGTCCCGGTTGTTCAAGCGCGGTGGGTTGAACCACAATGTGCTCAACGCGAAGTACCACCAGCGCGAGGCGGAGATCGTGGCGAACGCCGGGCAGTACGGCGGGATCACGATCGCGACCAACATGGCGGGCCGCGGCACGGACATCAAGCTGGGGACCGGGGTCAAGGACGCCAAGCCGTCGCAGATCATTGACGTGGACGATCCGGACAAGAAGGTGGACGTCACCGAGTGCGGAGGCCTCCACATCATCGGGTCGGAGCGCCATGAGTCGCGGCGGATCGATCGCCAGTTGCGTGGGCGTTCCGGACGCCAGGGGGACCCGGGCGCTTCGCAGTTCTTCCTGTCGCTCGAAGATGACCTGATGCGGCTCTTTGGGGGCATCGAGCGCATTGGCCGGCTGATGGACCGCATGGGGGCCAAGGAAGGCGAGGTGCTCACGCACGCCCTCATCACGCGCTCGATCGAGCAGGCGCAGAAGCGGGTCGAGCTCCAGAATTTCCAGGCACGGAAGCGGCTGCTGGAGTACGATGACGTGATGAACCAGCAGCGGGAAGTGATCTACTCGCTGCGCCTGTTTGCCCTCGAGGGGGGGGAGGAGCTGCGCGGGGAGGCGCTCAAGATGGTCGAGAAGGCCATCGAGAAGCGCATCACCACCGCCCTCGCCGATGCCGAAGACGCGGCGCAGTGGGACCTGGAGTTGCTGCGTCAGGACCTGATGATGCACTACCTGTTGACGGTCCCCGAGCTGGAGGTCGTCGACCATCGCCCGACCACGGTGGACGGTGTGGTGCAGGCGGCGACGGAGGCGGCGCGCGCGGCGTTCTCGGCCAAGGAGGACAGCCTCAATGCCGTGACCGACGAGCAGGGGCAGGGGTTTGCGCCTCGCCTGCTGTCGCTCGTTATGCTCAATGTCCTGGACGAGAAGTGGAAGGATCACCTCTACGACCTGGACCAGTTGCGCGGGGCGATCCACTATCGCTCGTGGGGCCAGAAGGATCCCCTCATCGAGTACAAGCAGGAAGCGTACACGATGTTCGTGGACCTGATGGGAGACATCCACAGCACCTTCACCGAGCGATTCCTTCGGGCGCAGTTGATGTTCAATCCCCAGGACTTTGCCCCGCCCCCGCCGCCCCAGGTGGAGCCGGAGGGGCCGCATCGTCCCACACGCCGCTACAACGCGTTAGGCATCCTGGAGGATATCGCGGAGGAGCCGCCCGCCCCCGAGCCATCGGACGCGGTCGAGGCTGCGGACGAGGCGCTGGCCAAGCCCGTGGCTCGTACCGCCAACCCGACCGTGGTGGGGGCGGGGCGCGCTCGCACCTTGAACGACATGGGGACGGGGGGGCCGCCAGGGGTTGCCGGGGCTCCTGCCGGGCCGGTGGACTACGCGAGCGTGGGACGGAATGATCCCTGTCCGTGCGGGTCCGGGAAGAAGTTCAAGAAGTGCCATGGCGCGTAA
- the nadD gene encoding nicotinate (nicotinamide) nucleotide adenylyltransferase, whose protein sequence is MRRGYFGGTFDPPHVGHLMVASDAYEALRLDRLTFVPNARQPLKAATPTVDPLLRLEMVRRAVAGDPRFDVEPIEVDRGGTSYSVDTMEELAARYPDDARLFLVGADVARSFAQWRAPARIMALAQVAILRRAVEEGEADDASILAPFHAHASVDGPAPVVVRTRRVDVSSTEVRDRVRDGRPLTGFVPDAVARFITEHGLYHSALP, encoded by the coding sequence GTGCGCCGGGGCTACTTCGGTGGGACGTTCGATCCCCCGCACGTCGGCCACCTGATGGTGGCGTCCGACGCGTATGAGGCATTGCGGCTGGATCGCCTGACCTTCGTGCCCAACGCCCGCCAGCCGCTGAAGGCCGCAACGCCAACGGTAGACCCGTTGCTTCGGCTCGAGATGGTGCGGCGCGCCGTGGCCGGCGATCCGCGCTTTGATGTGGAGCCCATTGAGGTGGACCGCGGGGGGACCAGCTACTCGGTCGATACGATGGAGGAGTTGGCGGCGCGATATCCCGACGACGCGCGTCTGTTCCTGGTGGGGGCCGATGTTGCGCGGTCGTTCGCCCAGTGGCGCGCGCCGGCACGGATCATGGCGCTCGCCCAGGTCGCGATCCTCCGGCGGGCGGTCGAGGAAGGCGAGGCCGACGATGCGTCGATCCTGGCCCCGTTCCACGCGCACGCGTCGGTCGACGGTCCTGCCCCGGTTGTAGTCCGTACCCGTCGCGTCGACGTGTCGTCCACCGAAGTGCGCGACCGCGTGCGCGACGGTCGCCCGCTCACTGGATTTGTTCCTGATGCAGTTGCCCGGTTCATCACCGAACACGGGCTGTACCACTCGGCACTCCCATGA
- the bamD gene encoding outer membrane protein assembly factor BamD yields the protein MPDKRLYRLSLLLVLVALSGACGRGFKLSRFGSNEAMFEGGLSEFNRRKWDNAVSAFEKLTFDLPARDTLLPLAHWYLAKAYAGRQDHILAAQAYNRLAESFATDSLADNAMYEAAHEYQLLWRRPSLDANYGEQAMSAYQTMLGLYPDSELKDQAEKQMGMLQEWFASKDYESGLYYFRRKAFDSAIIYFKDVVKNHPQTAKSREALLRLAEAYGANQYREDRTEVCATLHGQYPTDKEVAVICGAPPKDVPTTRPATDTTSLPETH from the coding sequence ATGCCCGATAAGCGCCTGTACCGCTTGAGCTTGCTCCTCGTCCTGGTCGCCCTTTCGGGGGCGTGCGGGCGCGGGTTCAAGCTGTCCCGGTTCGGGTCCAACGAGGCGATGTTCGAGGGTGGCCTCTCGGAATTCAATCGCCGGAAGTGGGACAACGCCGTTTCGGCGTTCGAGAAACTGACCTTTGATTTGCCGGCCCGTGATACCCTGTTGCCCTTGGCACATTGGTACCTCGCGAAGGCCTATGCCGGCCGACAGGACCACATCCTCGCGGCCCAGGCGTACAACCGACTCGCAGAATCGTTCGCCACGGACTCCCTCGCGGATAACGCGATGTATGAGGCCGCGCACGAATACCAATTGCTCTGGCGCCGCCCCTCGCTCGATGCCAACTACGGCGAGCAAGCGATGTCGGCGTACCAGACCATGCTCGGGCTCTACCCGGATTCCGAGCTGAAGGACCAGGCAGAAAAGCAGATGGGCATGCTCCAGGAGTGGTTTGCCTCCAAGGACTACGAGAGCGGCCTGTACTACTTCCGGCGGAAGGCGTTTGACTCCGCCATCATTTATTTCAAAGACGTCGTCAAGAATCACCCGCAAACGGCCAAGTCGCGTGAGGCGCTGCTGCGTCTCGCCGAAGCGTATGGAGCGAACCAATATCGCGAGGACCGCACTGAGGTCTGCGCGACGCTCCACGGACAGTACCCTACGGACAAGGAGGTTGCCGTCATCTGCGGCGCTCCACCGAAGGACGTTCCGACGACCCGGCCCGCCACGGATACGACGTCGCTGCCCGAGACGCACTGA